A DNA window from Bacteroidales bacterium contains the following coding sequences:
- a CDS encoding acyl-CoA reductase — MHTKASFITALARLGKFLRQFPDGTAPHEIHPESGLEKLNSLHFTAFSEILENEPVLNPWFTREALMKSLTGIAAMLEEEVLRKWLDPYWNKTGSFKASLTVGLILAGNIPLVGFHDILCVLASGHKVLAKPSSKDSRLIRIVAELLSDIDRELGNKIEFAGEKLTGMDAVIATGSNQSARYFEYYFRNIPHIIRKNRNGVAVLSGNESEAELAALGDDIFTYFGMGCRNVTKLYIPQTYDLKILLAVLDRFQHLYQHNKYGNNVDYYRTIYLMNLVDFLDNGILLLKEDPSVASPVGVVFYERYSDLGFVQKELELHKEEIQCVVSTNPEIEGAILPGSTQEPMPWDYADGVDTIRFLMELER, encoded by the coding sequence TTGCATACCAAGGCCTCATTTATCACGGCATTGGCCCGTCTGGGCAAATTTCTGAGACAGTTCCCTGATGGAACCGCTCCACATGAGATTCATCCGGAATCCGGACTGGAAAAGCTGAACAGTCTCCATTTTACAGCTTTTTCTGAAATCCTGGAAAATGAACCTGTGCTGAATCCCTGGTTTACCAGGGAGGCTTTAATGAAGTCCCTTACAGGAATTGCCGCCATGCTGGAAGAGGAGGTGCTTCGAAAATGGCTCGATCCCTATTGGAACAAAACAGGTTCTTTCAAAGCATCGCTGACTGTAGGGCTGATCCTGGCCGGGAACATTCCCCTGGTTGGATTCCATGATATACTGTGTGTTCTGGCCAGCGGTCACAAGGTCCTGGCCAAACCCTCCTCCAAAGACAGTCGCCTGATCAGAATAGTGGCGGAGCTATTATCTGACATAGACCGGGAGCTGGGCAATAAAATCGAATTTGCCGGTGAAAAGCTCACCGGTATGGATGCCGTTATTGCCACAGGCAGCAATCAAAGTGCCCGGTATTTTGAATACTACTTCAGGAACATTCCTCATATCATCAGGAAAAACAGGAATGGCGTAGCAGTACTTAGCGGAAATGAATCCGAAGCGGAACTGGCCGCGCTGGGTGATGATATCTTCACCTACTTCGGTATGGGCTGTCGCAATGTGACTAAACTCTACATCCCACAAACCTACGACCTGAAGATCCTGCTGGCTGTTCTGGACAGATTCCAGCACCTGTACCAGCACAACAAATACGGGAACAATGTGGACTACTACCGGACCATTTACCTGATGAACCTGGTGGATTTCCTCGATAACGGGATCCTGCTGTTAAAGGAGGATCCCTCCGTTGCCAGTCCGGTTGGAGTTGTTTTTTATGAAAGATATTCAGATCTTGGCTTTGTACAAAAAGAGCTGGAGCTGCACAAAGAAGAGATCCAGTGTGTCGTTTCGACAAACCCGGAAATCGAAGGGGCGATCCTGCCGGGATCCACTCAGGAACCGATGCCCTGGGATTATGCCGATGGAGTGGATACCATCCGGTTTTTAATGGAACTTGAAAGATGA
- a CDS encoding aconitate hydratase: protein MTFDFEMIQKAYQALPGRIEAARKILQKPMTLTEKILYGHLFNQAPERPYKRGEDYVDFSPDRVAMQDATAQMALLQFMQAGKAKVAVPSTVHCDHLIQAKSGALEDLKTAMTTNQEVFDFLGSVSNKYGIGFWKPGAGIIHQVVLENYAFPGGMMIGTDSHTVNAGGLGMVAIGVGGADAVDVMAGLPWELKFPKLVGVKLSGKLNGWTSAKDVILKVAGILTVNGGTGKILEYFGEGAGSISCTGKGTICNMGAEIGATTSLFGYDQKMREYLAGTGRSDVVEEADRVSGHLSGDPEVYARPELYFDEVIEIDLSTLEPHINGPFTPDKAWPISEFAEAVEKEAYPAKLEVGLIGSCTNSSYEDITRAASVARQASEKKLKAVSEFTITPGSEQVRFTIERDGLIQSFEEIGGLVLANACGPCIGQWARHGAEKQEKNSIITSFNRNFAKRNDGNPNTHSFVASPEIVTAMAIAGDLRFNPLTDTLINEDGVEVKLDEPQGLELPLKGFAVEDNGYLAPARDGSQVKIEVDPASRRLQLLTPFEPWDGEDLTGLHLLIKAKGKCTTDHISMAGPWLRFRGHLDNISDNMLIGAVNAANDQTNSVLNHLSGKYEPVPATARAYKARGIGSIVVGDENYGEGSSREHAAMEPRHLGVRVVLVKSFARIHETNLKKQGMLGLTFQNKEDYDLVQEGDMVDVLGLKKLAPGEALEIRLHHPDGSTDHFKANHTLNQNQIAWFRAGSALNLISQENS from the coding sequence ATGACTTTCGACTTTGAAATGATTCAAAAAGCCTACCAGGCTCTTCCGGGCAGAATTGAAGCTGCCCGGAAAATTCTTCAGAAACCAATGACCCTTACAGAAAAAATCCTCTATGGCCACCTGTTTAACCAGGCTCCGGAACGCCCTTATAAACGGGGCGAAGACTATGTGGATTTTTCCCCGGACCGGGTAGCCATGCAGGATGCTACCGCCCAAATGGCCCTCCTGCAGTTTATGCAGGCAGGAAAGGCAAAGGTGGCCGTTCCCTCCACGGTTCATTGCGACCATCTGATCCAGGCAAAATCAGGAGCCCTCGAGGATCTGAAAACCGCCATGACGACCAATCAGGAAGTATTCGATTTCCTGGGAAGTGTATCCAATAAATACGGAATCGGTTTCTGGAAACCCGGTGCCGGAATTATTCACCAGGTGGTCCTGGAGAATTATGCTTTCCCGGGAGGTATGATGATCGGTACGGACTCTCATACGGTAAATGCCGGCGGTCTGGGAATGGTAGCTATCGGGGTTGGCGGAGCCGACGCGGTGGATGTGATGGCCGGCTTGCCCTGGGAACTCAAATTTCCAAAACTGGTGGGTGTAAAGCTGAGCGGTAAACTGAATGGATGGACCTCGGCCAAGGACGTGATCCTTAAAGTGGCAGGCATCCTAACCGTTAACGGGGGGACCGGAAAGATCCTGGAGTACTTTGGCGAAGGTGCCGGCTCCATTTCCTGCACGGGGAAAGGCACCATATGTAATATGGGTGCGGAGATCGGCGCCACCACCTCCCTCTTTGGATACGATCAGAAAATGAGAGAGTACCTTGCAGGCACGGGCAGATCCGATGTGGTAGAAGAAGCCGACCGGGTTTCCGGGCACCTCAGTGGCGATCCCGAGGTCTACGCCCGTCCGGAGCTTTACTTCGACGAGGTAATAGAGATCGATCTCTCAACCCTGGAGCCACACATTAACGGCCCCTTCACCCCCGACAAGGCCTGGCCCATTTCAGAATTTGCCGAAGCAGTGGAAAAAGAAGCGTATCCGGCAAAACTTGAAGTGGGACTGATCGGTTCGTGTACCAACTCGTCCTATGAAGACATTACCAGGGCTGCATCGGTGGCCCGGCAGGCCAGCGAGAAAAAACTAAAGGCAGTCTCCGAATTTACGATAACTCCCGGCTCAGAACAGGTCCGCTTTACCATTGAGCGGGACGGGCTTATCCAGTCCTTTGAAGAGATTGGAGGTTTGGTCCTGGCCAATGCCTGCGGGCCCTGTATCGGACAGTGGGCCAGGCACGGAGCTGAGAAGCAGGAGAAAAATTCCATCATCACCTCCTTCAACCGCAACTTCGCCAAACGTAATGACGGGAATCCCAACACTCACTCTTTTGTGGCCTCTCCGGAAATAGTCACAGCCATGGCCATTGCAGGGGATCTGCGTTTCAACCCACTGACTGATACTTTAATAAACGAAGATGGAGTGGAGGTGAAACTGGATGAGCCCCAGGGCCTCGAGCTCCCGCTGAAGGGTTTTGCAGTGGAAGACAACGGCTACCTGGCTCCCGCCAGGGACGGCAGCCAGGTGAAGATAGAAGTCGATCCCGCCTCCAGGCGTTTGCAGCTTCTTACTCCCTTCGAACCCTGGGACGGAGAGGACCTGACCGGTTTGCATCTGCTCATCAAGGCCAAGGGAAAGTGTACTACGGATCATATCTCCATGGCCGGGCCCTGGTTGCGTTTCAGGGGACACCTCGATAATATCTCCGACAATATGCTGATCGGAGCGGTAAATGCTGCGAACGATCAGACCAATTCGGTCCTGAACCACTTATCGGGAAAATATGAACCCGTGCCGGCCACAGCCAGGGCATATAAGGCCCGGGGAATCGGCTCCATCGTTGTGGGAGATGAAAACTACGGGGAAGGCTCCTCCAGGGAACATGCAGCCATGGAGCCCAGGCATCTGGGCGTCAGGGTGGTGCTGGTAAAATCCTTTGCAAGGATCCACGAAACCAACCTGAAGAAGCAGGGTATGCTGGGGCTCACTTTTCAGAATAAGGAGGACTATGATCTGGTGCAGGAGGGCGACATGGTGGATGTCCTGGGTCTCAAGAAGCTGGCTCCGGGGGAAGCGCTTGAAATCCGCCTGCATCACCCCGATGGCAGCACCGACCACTTCAAAGCCAATCATACGCTTAATCAAAACCAGATTGCATGGTTCAGGGCCGGATCGGCTTTGAACCTGATCAGCCAGGAAAACAGCTAA